A single window of Paracoccus albus DNA harbors:
- a CDS encoding FecCD family ABC transporter permease → MKVTLVLALLCLCLMVASVLIGPAEAGLTESLHALWTGDGALGLVMREIRLPRAVLGFLVGASLGLSGAAMQGYLRNPLAEPGLIGVSGSAALGAVLALHTGFVAAFALALPLAALSGAIIAVGLILMLAGPGGSSLSLILAGVAISAFAAALTSLVLNLSPNPFAAGEIVFWMMGSLADRSWVHVMLAAPFMACGGLLLLGCGRGLDALTLGEDAAASMGINMRALRVQLVMGVAAMVGAATAVAGAIGFVGLVVPHLLRRSVAGQPALLLPASAAGGAALVLAADIAVRVVMAGRDLKLGVVMALIGAPVFLHLIWRQRRGF, encoded by the coding sequence ATGAAGGTCACGTTAGTGCTTGCCCTCTTGTGCCTTTGCCTGATGGTAGCCTCGGTCCTGATCGGCCCCGCAGAGGCCGGTCTGACAGAAAGCCTGCACGCATTGTGGACGGGCGACGGTGCTTTGGGTCTGGTCATGCGCGAAATCCGCCTGCCCCGCGCCGTTCTTGGGTTTCTGGTGGGCGCCTCGCTGGGTCTGTCGGGCGCGGCCATGCAGGGGTATCTGCGCAACCCTCTGGCAGAGCCGGGGCTGATCGGCGTGTCCGGTTCAGCGGCTTTGGGTGCCGTTCTTGCGCTGCATACGGGTTTCGTTGCCGCCTTTGCGTTGGCTCTGCCGCTTGCTGCGCTGTCGGGTGCTATCATCGCTGTTGGCCTTATCCTGATGCTGGCCGGGCCGGGAGGCAGTTCTCTTTCGCTTATTCTTGCCGGGGTGGCGATATCCGCCTTTGCCGCTGCGCTGACCTCTCTGGTGCTGAACCTGTCGCCGAACCCGTTTGCGGCCGGTGAGATCGTGTTCTGGATGATGGGCTCGCTTGCGGACAGGTCATGGGTGCATGTCATGCTGGCCGCGCCATTCATGGCGTGTGGCGGGCTGTTGCTTCTTGGCTGCGGTCGCGGTCTGGACGCACTGACGCTGGGCGAAGATGCCGCTGCCTCAATGGGAATCAACATGCGCGCCCTACGCGTTCAGCTTGTGATGGGCGTCGCCGCGATGGTCGGTGCGGCAACTGCCGTTGCCGGTGCAATCGGATTCGTCGGGTTGGTGGTGCCGCACCTTTTGCGGCGCAGTGTGGCCGGGCAGCCGGCCCTTTTGCTGCCGGCCTCTGCCGCCGGTGGGGCGGCTTTGGTGCTGGCCGCCGATATAGCGGTCAGGGTTGTCATGGCGGGCCGCGATCTGAAGCTGGGCGTTGTGATGGCGCTGATCGGTGCGCCGGTCTTTCTGCATCTGATCTGGCGTCAAAGGCGGGGGTTCTGA
- a CDS encoding ABC transporter ATP-binding protein encodes MEVSIRDLTVKRGAKTVLDHATVSVAPGEFIGLIGPNGAGKTTLMRAMLGLIGASGHSDLAAMPANRRAAMAAWLPQQREAAWPVSVERLVRLGRIPHRRPDADEDLVSKSIDRMGLQSLRHRPVTELSGGELARALIARALAQNTPLLMADEPIAGLDPAYQIATMQLFRDLADEGRSVIASLHDLGLAARHCTRLVMMAGGRIIADGKPQDVLTAELLARTFGIRGYFAEAKEGPVFQPLHLVM; translated from the coding sequence ATGGAAGTGAGCATCCGCGACCTGACTGTGAAACGCGGCGCCAAAACGGTGCTGGATCATGCGACCGTGAGTGTGGCACCCGGAGAGTTCATTGGCCTGATTGGCCCGAACGGCGCGGGCAAGACCACACTGATGCGCGCAATGCTGGGCCTGATCGGCGCGTCCGGCCACTCTGATCTGGCGGCAATGCCAGCCAACAGACGCGCTGCAATGGCCGCATGGCTGCCACAGCAGCGCGAAGCTGCCTGGCCCGTTAGTGTTGAACGCCTTGTCAGGCTGGGCCGCATCCCGCATCGCCGCCCGGATGCAGACGAAGACCTCGTTTCAAAGAGCATTGATCGCATGGGGCTGCAATCATTGCGCCACCGCCCGGTGACAGAACTTTCCGGCGGAGAATTGGCCCGCGCGCTGATCGCCAGAGCGCTTGCCCAGAACACGCCCCTGCTGATGGCAGATGAACCCATTGCGGGCCTTGATCCCGCCTATCAGATTGCGACGATGCAACTGTTTCGCGACCTTGCCGATGAGGGGCGCAGCGTCATCGCATCGCTGCATGATCTTGGCCTCGCAGCACGCCACTGCACGCGCCTTGTTATGATGGCTGGCGGCAGGATCATCGCGGATGGAAAGCCGCAGGACGTGCTGACAGCCGAACTTCTGGCTCGCACATTCGGGATTCGGGGATATTTCGCCGAAGCGAAAGAGGGGCCGGTGTTCCAGCCCCTCCACTTAGTGATGTGA
- the katG gene encoding catalase/peroxidase HPI gives MDGNDIPTGKCPVMHGGLTSSGESVTSWWPKSLNLDILSQHDSKTNPMGPDFNYREELKKLDIEGLKNDVRALMTESQDWWPADWGSYVGMFARVSWHAAGSYRLADGRGGAGSGNQRFAPLNSWPDNANTDKGRRLLWPIKKKYGNKVSWADLIALAGTIAYEVAGLKTFGFGFGREDIWHPEKDTYWGAEKEWLAPSDGRYDNVDQPETMENPLAAVQMGLIYVNPEGVNGQSDPLKTAAQMRETFERMAMNDEETVALTIGGHTIGKCHGNGLAENLTDAPEGAGVELQGLGWMNTKGRGIGRDQMVSGIEGAWTTEPTKWDNGYLKMLLEHDWELRKSPAGANQWEPISIAEEDKPVDVEDPSIRQNPIMTDADMAIKMDPIYREIAERFYRDQAALDDAFARGWFKLTHRDMGPKVRYYGPDVPAEDLIWQDPVPAGSTGYDVQAAKAKIAASGLSMADMVATAWDSARTYRGSDMRGGANGARIRLAPQKDWEANEPERLARVLSVLEPIAAEVGASVADMIVLAGSVGVEQAAKAAGFDVTVPFTPGRGDATDEQTDAASFDAMEPLADGYRNFAKQEYVVAPEEMMLDRTQLLGLTAPEMVALVGGMRVIGTNHGGTKHGVFTDREGQLTNDFFVNLTDMRYRWVPVGNGLYEIRDRKTGEAKWTATSADLVFGSNSILRAYSEVYAQDDNAAKFVNDFVAAWVKVMDADRFDVRLAA, from the coding sequence ATGGACGGCAATGATATTCCGACGGGCAAGTGCCCTGTCATGCATGGAGGACTGACCTCTAGCGGAGAATCGGTGACAAGCTGGTGGCCCAAGTCGCTGAACCTCGACATCCTGTCACAACACGATTCGAAGACGAACCCGATGGGGCCGGATTTCAACTATCGTGAAGAGCTGAAAAAGCTTGATATTGAGGGGCTGAAGAACGACGTTCGCGCGCTGATGACCGAAAGTCAGGACTGGTGGCCTGCTGATTGGGGCAGCTATGTCGGCATGTTTGCCCGTGTGTCGTGGCACGCTGCCGGTTCGTACCGTCTCGCCGATGGTCGTGGCGGTGCCGGTTCGGGCAACCAGCGTTTCGCGCCGCTGAACAGCTGGCCCGACAATGCCAATACCGACAAGGGCCGCCGCCTGCTTTGGCCGATCAAGAAGAAATACGGCAACAAGGTCAGCTGGGCCGACCTGATCGCGCTTGCCGGGACCATCGCCTATGAGGTCGCGGGTCTGAAAACGTTCGGCTTCGGCTTCGGTCGTGAAGATATCTGGCATCCGGAAAAAGATACTTATTGGGGCGCAGAGAAAGAGTGGCTGGCCCCGTCTGACGGGCGTTACGATAACGTCGATCAGCCCGAAACGATGGAAAACCCGCTTGCTGCAGTTCAGATGGGCCTGATCTATGTGAACCCCGAAGGGGTGAACGGCCAATCCGATCCGCTGAAGACCGCTGCCCAGATGCGCGAGACGTTCGAGCGCATGGCGATGAATGACGAAGAAACCGTCGCGCTGACCATCGGCGGCCATACCATCGGCAAATGCCACGGGAACGGTCTGGCCGAGAACCTGACCGATGCGCCGGAAGGTGCCGGGGTCGAGTTGCAGGGGCTTGGCTGGATGAACACCAAAGGGCGCGGCATCGGACGTGACCAGATGGTCAGCGGCATCGAAGGTGCCTGGACGACAGAGCCGACGAAGTGGGACAACGGCTACCTGAAGATGCTGCTGGAACATGACTGGGAACTGCGCAAAAGCCCGGCAGGTGCCAACCAGTGGGAGCCGATCTCGATCGCGGAAGAGGACAAACCGGTCGACGTCGAAGACCCCTCGATCCGGCAGAACCCGATCATGACCGACGCCGATATGGCAATCAAGATGGACCCGATCTATCGCGAGATTGCCGAGCGGTTCTATCGCGATCAGGCCGCACTGGATGACGCTTTCGCGCGTGGTTGGTTCAAGCTGACCCACCGCGATATGGGGCCGAAGGTTCGCTATTACGGCCCGGACGTCCCGGCAGAGGATCTGATCTGGCAGGACCCGGTTCCGGCTGGTTCGACCGGATATGATGTGCAGGCTGCCAAGGCGAAAATCGCGGCATCCGGACTGTCGATGGCCGATATGGTTGCGACGGCATGGGACAGCGCGCGGACCTATCGCGGCTCGGACATGCGCGGCGGCGCCAACGGTGCGCGCATCCGTCTTGCACCCCAGAAGGACTGGGAGGCAAATGAGCCGGAGCGTCTGGCCCGTGTCCTGTCGGTGCTGGAGCCGATCGCGGCCGAGGTTGGTGCATCGGTCGCAGATATGATCGTTCTGGCCGGCAGCGTCGGGGTGGAGCAAGCGGCCAAAGCGGCTGGTTTCGACGTGACGGTGCCCTTCACACCCGGTCGCGGCGACGCAACGGATGAACAGACCGATGCGGCATCCTTCGATGCGATGGAGCCCTTGGCCGACGGCTATCGCAACTTCGCAAAGCAGGAATATGTCGTCGCCCCGGAAGAGATGATGCTGGATCGCACCCAGCTTCTGGGCCTGACAGCGCCTGAAATGGTCGCGCTTGTTGGTGGCATGCGTGTGATCGGCACCAATCATGGCGGCACGAAACATGGCGTCTTCACGGATCGTGAAGGCCAGCTGACGAATGACTTCTTCGTCAACCTGACCGATATGCGTTATCGGTGGGTGCCGGTCGGCAATGGCCTGTATGAGATCCGGGATCGCAAGACAGGCGAAGCCAAATGGACCGCGACGAGCGCGGATCTGGTGTTCGGCTCAAACTCGATCCTGCGGGCTTATTCCGAAGTCTACGCGCAGGATGACAATGCTGCGAAATTCGTGAACGATTTCGTGGCGGCCTGGGTCAAGGTCATGGATGCTGATCGTTTTGACGTACGGCTTGCGGCCTGA
- a CDS encoding hydrogen peroxide-inducible genes activator → MQSVTLKQLRYFEALARTGQFGRAAEDCAITQPALSMQIKELEGQIGAPLVERSARQVRLTALGQQFAVRAREIIRSVDELGSLARAESDDLSGPLRIGVIPTVAPYLLPRLIQTLAHQYPAVDAQPRETVTKRLIEDLLELRLDIAIVALPVSEPTLHEEPLFDEEFVLVRPAADADRPVPNAENLQQMRLLLLEEGHCFRDQALSFCKLAKAPRGLMEGSSLATLVQMVGAGIGVTLVPEMAVDIETRNTQVSVARLGAPRPTRTIGMVWRKSNPLSDKFGQIARIVAEVGQS, encoded by the coding sequence ATGCAGTCGGTGACACTGAAACAGCTTCGCTATTTTGAGGCCCTGGCCCGCACTGGCCAGTTCGGCCGCGCTGCCGAGGATTGTGCGATTACTCAGCCCGCCCTTTCCATGCAGATCAAAGAACTGGAAGGCCAGATCGGCGCACCACTGGTTGAACGCAGCGCGCGTCAGGTCCGTCTGACGGCATTGGGGCAGCAATTCGCCGTCCGCGCCAGAGAGATCATTCGTTCTGTCGATGAGCTTGGCTCCCTTGCCCGTGCGGAAAGCGACGATCTGTCTGGGCCATTGCGGATCGGCGTCATACCAACCGTCGCCCCCTATCTGCTGCCGCGCCTGATCCAGACTCTGGCCCATCAGTATCCGGCAGTTGACGCGCAACCACGCGAGACGGTGACGAAGCGTCTGATCGAGGACCTGTTGGAACTGCGACTGGACATCGCAATCGTTGCCCTGCCGGTGTCAGAGCCCACATTGCACGAAGAGCCGCTGTTCGACGAAGAGTTCGTTCTGGTCAGACCCGCCGCCGATGCCGATCGACCTGTCCCGAATGCAGAGAACCTGCAACAGATGCGCCTGCTTCTGCTGGAGGAAGGCCACTGCTTCCGCGATCAGGCATTGTCGTTTTGCAAACTCGCCAAGGCACCGCGCGGGCTGATGGAAGGAAGTTCGCTGGCAACGCTGGTGCAGATGGTCGGCGCGGGAATCGGCGTGACCCTGGTCCCGGAAATGGCCGTCGATATCGAAACCCGCAATACTCAGGTATCGGTGGCGCGGCTGGGCGCACCCAGACCGACGCGGACGATTGGCATGGTGTGGCGAAAATCCAACCCGCTGTCGGATAAGTTCGGCCAGATTGCCCGCATCGTTGCCGAGGTCGGGCAGAGCTGA
- a CDS encoding ABC transporter permease, translating into MTGRILLGLAALFLLAFLLSPHSFTWLFEPLTQNNAPAIYTQTSLMSLTLSHLGLVAVAVIASTIVAVGLGILVTRPVGREFLPLARTITSVGQTFPPVAVLALAVPVMGFGAGPTLVALFLYGLLPIFENTLTGLTSQPPDVAEAARGMGLTRRQRLWQIELPLALPLILAGIRLSAVISLATATIGSTVAAKTLGEVIIAGLLSSNTAFVLQGGLVVGLLAILIYEAFQRLETRTARKIGLGQG; encoded by the coding sequence ATGACAGGCCGTATTCTTCTGGGATTGGCGGCGCTGTTCCTGCTGGCATTTCTTCTCAGCCCGCACAGCTTTACGTGGCTGTTTGAGCCGCTGACCCAGAACAATGCGCCCGCAATTTACACCCAGACCAGCCTGATGAGCCTGACCTTGTCGCATCTTGGGCTGGTGGCCGTCGCGGTCATCGCCTCGACCATCGTTGCGGTCGGGTTGGGCATTTTGGTGACGCGGCCAGTCGGGCGCGAATTTCTGCCGCTTGCCCGCACGATCACCTCTGTCGGCCAGACCTTTCCGCCGGTTGCCGTTCTGGCGCTTGCCGTGCCGGTCATGGGCTTCGGTGCCGGGCCGACACTGGTGGCGCTTTTCCTGTATGGTCTGCTGCCGATCTTTGAGAACACGCTGACGGGCCTGACCAGCCAGCCGCCGGATGTCGCAGAAGCCGCGCGGGGCATGGGCCTGACACGGCGCCAGCGGCTTTGGCAGATCGAATTGCCACTGGCCTTGCCCCTGATCCTTGCCGGTATCCGTCTGTCCGCCGTCATTTCGCTGGCCACCGCGACCATCGGTTCGACCGTCGCCGCCAAAACGCTGGGAGAGGTGATTATCGCCGGGTTGTTGTCGTCCAACACCGCCTTTGTTTTGCAGGGCGGTCTGGTGGTCGGCCTTCTGGCGATCCTGATCTATGAGGCGTTCCAGAGGCTTGAGACGCGAACAGCCCGCAAAATAGGGCTCGGCCAGGGCTGA
- a CDS encoding ABC transporter ATP-binding protein produces MIEIQNLTKQYDANTVVDDVTLTVEKGQIAALVGTSGSGKTTLLRMINRLVEPTSGKVLIAGTDTATLAPHLLRRRIGYAIQGHGLFPHRTVAQNIATVPTLLKWSGAEIRSRVDELLELFQLNPAEFRDRTPHELSGGQQQRVGVARALAARPELLLMDEPFGALDPVIRAKAQEDLRVLQRQLGTTLIIVTHDMEEAVALGDRIAVMDKGRLLQYGPPVEILTKPATPFVKALIGSGERPFRLLSLSSVGDLVRPGEAVGEPISPQDSLRDALAECLWSGRDALPVEGGGIVTLERLRELAAGEAEASAVT; encoded by the coding sequence ATGATCGAGATCCAGAACCTGACCAAGCAATACGACGCGAACACGGTCGTTGATGATGTCACTCTGACGGTCGAAAAGGGTCAGATCGCCGCGCTTGTCGGAACCTCCGGCTCTGGCAAGACGACGCTTCTGCGGATGATCAACCGTCTGGTAGAGCCGACGTCGGGCAAGGTCCTGATCGCAGGAACCGACACAGCCACACTTGCGCCGCATCTGCTGCGGCGGCGCATCGGCTATGCCATCCAGGGGCACGGCCTGTTCCCCCATCGCACGGTGGCGCAGAATATCGCCACCGTTCCCACGCTGCTGAAATGGTCCGGCGCTGAAATCCGATCGCGCGTTGACGAACTGCTGGAGCTGTTCCAGCTAAACCCGGCGGAGTTTCGTGATCGTACGCCGCATGAGTTGTCGGGTGGACAGCAGCAGCGCGTTGGCGTGGCGCGGGCACTTGCTGCCCGACCCGAACTTCTGCTGATGGATGAACCCTTCGGTGCGCTCGATCCGGTTATCAGGGCCAAAGCGCAGGAGGATTTGCGGGTTCTTCAGCGCCAGCTTGGAACGACGCTGATCATTGTCACCCATGATATGGAAGAGGCGGTGGCACTGGGTGACCGTATCGCGGTGATGGATAAGGGCAGGCTGCTGCAATATGGCCCGCCGGTGGAAATTCTGACCAAACCGGCCACCCCATTCGTCAAAGCGCTGATCGGCAGTGGTGAGCGTCCATTCCGCTTGCTGTCCTTGTCCAGCGTAGGCGATCTGGTCCGGCCCGGAGAGGCTGTGGGGGAGCCGATTTCACCGCAGGACAGCTTGCGCGACGCATTGGCGGAATGCCTCTGGTCCGGGCGCGATGCCTTGCCGGTTGAGGGCGGCGGGATCGTTACGCTGGAACGCCTGCGCGAACTCGCAGCGGGCGAGGCAGAGGCCTCGGCTGTAACATGA
- a CDS encoding ABC transporter permease, which produces MSEATASADHHAAGSAISRPGLLFAVLGLIGLSVPFVQFKANRIVLGEGVLLPGALATMGWLLAGVFACGLLAAVSARVPLRLRLVIGFAGVVAALLALGATAQALTPDGNTMARVAPSSGFWLLLLAFALMATDALSRMHLTLTQRWLMLGGSILVICAILWSGWLDGVSVMREYAARKDVFWREAWQHLVLAFGSLGAAMVVGLPIGIAIYQSPRFRRPVLGVLNILQTIPSLALFGIMIPIFGWIALNVPGAASMGIAGIGIFPALVALFLYSLLPVVSNTLVGLNGVSPAARDAALGLGMTNAQVLRGVLLPLALPVIIAAVRIVLVQNIGLAVIAGLIGGGGFGTFVFQGLNQTAMDLVLLGALPTIALALVAGIALDLLVEALDHSKVKRTGT; this is translated from the coding sequence ATGAGCGAAGCGACCGCATCCGCAGATCACCACGCAGCAGGCTCTGCCATCAGTCGGCCCGGCCTGTTGTTCGCGGTTCTCGGCCTGATCGGGCTATCCGTGCCATTTGTTCAGTTCAAGGCGAACCGCATCGTGTTGGGCGAAGGTGTGCTTCTTCCCGGCGCGTTGGCCACGATGGGGTGGCTGCTGGCAGGCGTTTTCGCTTGCGGCCTGCTGGCTGCGGTTTCGGCCCGTGTGCCGCTGCGGCTGCGATTGGTCATCGGCTTCGCGGGCGTGGTTGCAGCCTTGCTGGCGCTTGGGGCGACGGCGCAGGCCCTGACGCCAGACGGCAATACAATGGCACGTGTCGCGCCCTCCAGCGGGTTCTGGCTGCTTTTGCTGGCCTTTGCGTTGATGGCGACGGATGCGCTTTCGCGGATGCATCTGACGCTGACGCAGCGTTGGCTGATGCTGGGCGGATCAATCCTTGTGATCTGCGCGATCCTTTGGTCCGGGTGGCTGGACGGTGTTTCGGTCATGCGGGAATACGCTGCCCGCAAGGACGTGTTCTGGCGCGAGGCTTGGCAGCATCTTGTCCTTGCCTTCGGCTCTCTGGGTGCGGCGATGGTGGTGGGATTGCCCATCGGTATCGCGATCTATCAGAGCCCACGTTTCCGCAGGCCCGTTTTGGGCGTGCTGAATATCCTGCAGACCATCCCGTCGCTTGCCTTGTTCGGGATCATGATACCGATCTTCGGATGGATCGCCTTGAACGTGCCCGGCGCAGCCTCGATGGGAATCGCAGGGATCGGCATATTCCCCGCGCTTGTCGCGCTGTTCCTTTATTCGCTGCTGCCGGTGGTCTCGAACACACTTGTGGGTCTGAACGGCGTTTCGCCTGCGGCCCGCGATGCGGCTTTGGGGCTGGGTATGACGAATGCGCAGGTTCTGCGCGGCGTGCTGCTGCCATTGGCGCTTCCCGTCATTATCGCGGCTGTCAGGATCGTCTTGGTCCAGAATATTGGCCTCGCGGTCATTGCCGGGCTGATCGGCGGCGGCGGCTTTGGGACCTTCGTCTTTCAGGGCCTCAACCAGACAGCGATGGATCTTGTTCTGCTGGGGGCGCTGCCGACGATTGCGCTCGCTCTGGTGGCGGGTATCGCGCTTGATCTGCTGGTCGAGGCACTGGATCACAGCAAGGTAAAAAGGACAGGGACATGA
- the osmF gene encoding glycine betaine ABC transporter substrate-binding protein OsmF: MNRVNTLAAAALIGLAGGAASAQDIVVSSKIDTEGGLLGNMIFLALQNAGLPVQDKLQLGGTPIVRDALVAGQIDIYPEYTGNAAFFHNEADSEVWKNAAEGYARAAELDEEAGLIWLAPSPANNTWAIAVRQDLADEGSLKTMSDFGKYVADGGEVKLAASTEFVTSPAALPAFQSAYGFELTPDQLVQLSGGDTAATIAAAAQQTSGVNAAMVYGTDGGIAPAGLVVMADDKSVEPVYQPAPVVRAETLEAHPEIADVLNPIFEGLTLETLQELNGRIQVGGEPANAVATDYLTQQGILE; this comes from the coding sequence ATGAACCGTGTGAACACTCTGGCCGCTGCCGCCCTGATCGGGTTGGCTGGGGGTGCAGCCTCGGCCCAAGATATCGTGGTATCGTCGAAGATTGATACCGAAGGCGGTTTGCTTGGCAATATGATATTCCTTGCGCTACAGAATGCAGGCCTGCCGGTGCAGGACAAGTTGCAACTTGGCGGGACGCCCATCGTGCGTGATGCCTTGGTCGCAGGTCAGATTGACATCTATCCCGAATATACCGGCAATGCCGCGTTCTTTCATAACGAGGCTGACAGCGAGGTTTGGAAGAATGCCGCCGAAGGCTACGCTCGCGCGGCAGAGCTTGATGAGGAAGCGGGCCTGATCTGGCTGGCGCCCTCGCCTGCGAACAACACATGGGCCATCGCGGTCCGGCAGGATCTGGCCGATGAGGGCAGCCTGAAGACGATGTCGGATTTCGGCAAATATGTGGCGGATGGGGGTGAGGTAAAGCTTGCCGCCTCGACCGAATTTGTAACCTCTCCCGCAGCTTTGCCAGCTTTCCAGTCGGCTTATGGCTTTGAACTGACGCCCGATCAGCTGGTTCAGCTTTCGGGTGGTGACACAGCTGCAACCATCGCGGCGGCGGCGCAGCAGACCTCGGGCGTGAATGCGGCGATGGTTTACGGCACCGATGGCGGCATTGCCCCGGCGGGTCTTGTTGTCATGGCGGACGACAAATCGGTCGAACCTGTGTATCAGCCAGCCCCCGTTGTCCGGGCTGAGACACTGGAAGCACATCCGGAGATCGCCGATGTGCTGAACCCGATATTCGAAGGGCTGACGCTTGAGACTCTGCAAGAGCTGAATGGCCGGATCCAGGTCGGCGGCGAGCCGGCAAATGCCGTCGCGACCGACTATCTGACCCAGCAGGGCATACTGGAGTGA
- a CDS encoding siderophore ABC transporter substrate-binding protein produces MNQFIAPLVTTLALTTAAAAQDVSITTAQGEVTVPTNPETVVAYDIAAIDTLLALGVDLAGVPDNLYLSDLDAGDAAAVGTLFEPDLEALAGIAPDLIVVGGRSATQLDAVSQVAPAIDMTIGTDLVAEAEARVDAYGTIFEMPEKAEELKAELDEALAGLKTAAEGKGNALIVMTNGTKMAAYGPGSRFGWLHEQTGMAPAIADLSSEENHGNVLTHEAIAEADPDWLFVLDRGAAVGEEGESAEQTLSTPLVEGTKAWQNDQVVYLPAAELYIGGGGWGSLTTVISALTTALQK; encoded by the coding sequence ATGAACCAATTCATAGCCCCTCTTGTCACGACCTTAGCGCTGACAACCGCCGCAGCAGCGCAGGACGTATCGATCACGACCGCGCAGGGCGAGGTCACCGTCCCGACCAATCCAGAGACGGTCGTGGCCTATGACATCGCCGCGATAGACACGCTGCTTGCGCTTGGCGTCGATCTGGCCGGCGTGCCGGACAATCTTTATCTGTCCGATCTGGATGCAGGCGATGCCGCAGCTGTCGGCACCCTGTTCGAGCCTGACCTTGAGGCATTGGCGGGAATTGCGCCTGACCTGATTGTCGTCGGCGGACGCTCTGCCACGCAGCTTGATGCTGTCTCACAGGTTGCGCCGGCGATTGATATGACCATCGGCACGGATCTTGTGGCGGAAGCCGAAGCACGGGTTGACGCCTATGGCACGATCTTCGAAATGCCGGAGAAGGCAGAAGAGCTGAAGGCGGAGCTGGACGAAGCACTCGCCGGTCTCAAAACCGCTGCCGAGGGCAAGGGCAACGCACTGATTGTCATGACCAATGGCACGAAGATGGCGGCCTACGGCCCCGGCTCTCGTTTTGGTTGGCTGCATGAACAGACCGGCATGGCGCCGGCGATTGCCGACCTCTCCAGCGAGGAAAACCACGGCAACGTCCTGACGCATGAGGCGATTGCCGAAGCCGATCCGGACTGGCTGTTCGTGCTGGATCGCGGTGCCGCCGTCGGTGAAGAGGGCGAAAGCGCCGAGCAGACGCTGAGCACGCCCTTGGTCGAAGGCACAAAGGCGTGGCAGAACGATCAGGTTGTCTATCTGCCCGCGGCAGAGCTGTATATCGGCGGCGGCGGCTGGGGTTCGCTGACGACGGTGATTTCCGCACTGACGACGGCCCTTCAAAAGTGA
- a CDS encoding ABC transporter permease: MLLAALLPLTLASLMTGAASVDIFSAGSDPWALLVLMESRLPRTLAILLTGAALSVAGLLLQALVRNRFVGPDTVGTAESAALGLLVITLLAPAAPIWVKMGIACITAMLGTAVFIAVIRRLPPQEIMLVPIAGIVVAGVIGSVVTYIAWQADMVQYVTSWLMVGEFSGVVAGRYEILWLAGIAAALAWFAADRFAILALGDGVATGLGLGTRGVMRLGLFTVSLVSAMVVTTVGMIPFIGLVVPNIISRIMGDNLRESLPIVALAGAVLLLFCDLIGRLIRYPFEIPVGTVMGFIGAGIFLWLLYRRPARV; the protein is encoded by the coding sequence ATGTTGCTCGCGGCGTTGCTGCCGCTGACACTGGCCAGCCTGATGACCGGCGCCGCAAGCGTCGATATCTTTTCGGCAGGCAGTGACCCTTGGGCGCTTCTGGTGCTGATGGAATCGCGCCTGCCGCGCACACTGGCGATCCTGCTGACCGGCGCAGCCCTTTCGGTCGCAGGGCTATTGCTGCAGGCATTGGTGCGCAACCGCTTCGTTGGACCGGATACGGTCGGCACTGCGGAAAGCGCGGCGCTCGGCCTGCTTGTCATCACACTGCTTGCCCCTGCGGCCCCGATATGGGTCAAAATGGGCATCGCCTGTATCACCGCCATGCTTGGCACAGCGGTTTTTATTGCGGTCATCCGTCGCTTGCCACCGCAGGAAATCATGCTTGTCCCCATCGCCGGCATTGTGGTCGCAGGAGTCATCGGCTCTGTCGTGACCTACATCGCCTGGCAGGCCGATATGGTCCAATATGTGACGTCCTGGCTGATGGTCGGCGAATTTTCGGGCGTCGTCGCCGGGCGCTACGAAATCCTTTGGCTCGCGGGTATCGCGGCCGCCTTGGCATGGTTTGCGGCGGACCGGTTCGCCATTCTGGCGCTTGGGGACGGCGTCGCGACCGGGCTTGGCCTTGGGACACGCGGCGTCATGCGGCTGGGGCTTTTCACTGTCTCTCTTGTCAGCGCGATGGTGGTCACCACGGTCGGGATGATCCCCTTCATCGGTCTGGTGGTGCCCAACATCATCTCTCGTATCATGGGCGACAACCTGCGTGAGAGCCTGCCCATCGTTGCCCTTGCAGGCGCGGTGCTGCTGCTGTTCTGCGACCTGATCGGTCGGCTTATCCGCTATCCTTTCGAGATCCCCGTCGGCACCGTCATGGGCTTCATCGGTGCGGGTATATTTCTGTGGCTTCTGTATCGCAGGCCCGCCCGTGTCTGA